The following are encoded together in the Thiobacillus sp. SCUT-2 genome:
- a CDS encoding ArnT family glycosyltransferase encodes MTAGWSRKDAGLFLLALGWLALTLGVRPLALPDEGRYVSVAWEMLTSGNWLYPTLDGLPFFHKPPLFYWITAASLSVFGMREWAARLAPYLGAAVAAFTLYGFALRQKGTTVARGALLILVTQPFFFGGAQFANLDMLVAGLIGATIVLAAEAGMNADRGRPYKALLTSAYLAAALGVLAKGLIGIVLPGMVIVVWLAWNRRLPLLRQLLWIPGLIVFLLAGAPWFVAMQARFPDFLHYFFIYHQFQRFAEGGFNNPMPFWFYAPVILILILPWSLWLPAALKNLRQNPEAKPTVRSLMWIWILGIVGFFSIPSSKIVGYVLPVLPPLAYLIAEGLARRRGGATPPRMPIGPAVLAGTICLGAIAANNIFNHKTDRSLSARIAAQRQPNEAVVFLRNQFFDVPFYLGLKAPVRIFDDWRATKTSKADNWRKAMADAGRFDPQRAAQLLFDVAQLDRTLCASPVTWLIAPKGAEGTEAFLKQIAPFATHEGTTVWRVTRGELAARGGCGQTPSGG; translated from the coding sequence GTGACCGCGGGTTGGAGCAGAAAGGACGCGGGACTGTTTCTCCTCGCGCTGGGATGGCTTGCCCTGACGCTCGGGGTCCGGCCGCTGGCCCTGCCCGACGAGGGACGCTACGTCTCGGTCGCGTGGGAAATGCTCACTTCCGGCAACTGGCTTTATCCGACTCTCGACGGCCTGCCGTTCTTCCACAAGCCGCCGCTCTTCTACTGGATCACCGCGGCCAGCCTGAGCGTGTTCGGCATGCGCGAATGGGCCGCGCGTCTCGCGCCGTATCTCGGCGCGGCCGTCGCGGCATTCACCCTGTACGGATTCGCGCTGCGGCAGAAGGGTACGACGGTGGCACGCGGGGCGCTGCTGATCCTCGTCACGCAGCCGTTCTTCTTCGGCGGGGCCCAGTTCGCCAATCTCGACATGCTGGTGGCCGGTCTCATCGGTGCCACGATCGTGCTGGCCGCGGAAGCCGGGATGAATGCGGATCGGGGCAGGCCCTACAAGGCGCTGTTGACCAGCGCCTATCTGGCGGCGGCGCTCGGTGTGCTGGCCAAAGGCCTGATCGGCATCGTGCTGCCGGGCATGGTGATCGTCGTCTGGCTGGCCTGGAACCGGCGGCTTCCGCTGTTGCGCCAGCTCCTCTGGATCCCCGGCCTGATCGTGTTCCTGCTGGCCGGGGCACCGTGGTTCGTCGCGATGCAGGCGCGCTTTCCCGATTTCCTGCACTACTTCTTCATTTACCACCAGTTCCAGCGCTTTGCCGAGGGCGGGTTCAACAATCCCATGCCGTTCTGGTTCTACGCGCCGGTCATCCTGATACTGATCCTGCCGTGGTCCCTGTGGCTGCCCGCCGCTTTGAAAAACCTCCGGCAGAATCCCGAGGCCAAGCCGACCGTGCGCTCCCTGATGTGGATCTGGATCCTGGGGATCGTGGGCTTCTTCTCCATCCCGTCGTCCAAGATCGTGGGATACGTGCTGCCGGTGCTGCCGCCGCTCGCCTACCTGATCGCGGAGGGGCTGGCGCGCCGCCGGGGGGGCGCGACGCCCCCGCGCATGCCGATAGGGCCTGCCGTTCTGGCCGGCACGATCTGCCTGGGAGCGATCGCCGCCAACAACATCTTCAACCACAAGACCGACAGAAGCCTGAGCGCGCGGATTGCCGCGCAGCGCCAGCCCAACGAAGCGGTCGTGTTCCTGCGGAACCAGTTCTTCGACGTGCCGTTCTACCTGGGGCTGAAGGCACCGGTCCGGATATTCGACGACTGGCGTGCGACGAAGACCTCGAAGGCGGACAACTGGCGCAAGGCGATGGCCGATGCGGGGCGGTTCGATCCGCAGCGGGCCGCGCAGCTGTTGTTCGACGTCGCGCAACTCGACCGCACCCTGTGCGCGTCACCGGTGACGTGGCTGATCGCGCCGAAGGGGGCGGAGGGCACCGAGGCCTTCCTGAAGCAGATCGCGCCGTTCGCGACGCACGAGGGGACGACGGTGTGGCGGGTCACGCGCGGCGAGCTGGCCGCTAGGGGCGGGTGCGGGCAAACGCCCAGTGGCGGCTGA
- a CDS encoding GtrA family protein has protein sequence MFLLRYRPITFILVGSAAAFVHLLTVVLLVEKLAIVPLVANVGGWLCAFAVSYGGHALLTFADHDAPLLQSASRFFLLSAAGFAINEAAYAILLHASRVPYYVLLAIILIGVAVATYLLSRHWAFARTRP, from the coding sequence ATGTTCCTGCTTCGTTACCGCCCGATCACCTTCATTCTGGTCGGGAGCGCCGCCGCGTTCGTTCACCTGCTGACTGTCGTCCTGCTGGTGGAAAAGCTGGCGATCGTGCCGCTGGTCGCCAATGTCGGCGGCTGGCTGTGCGCATTCGCCGTGTCGTACGGCGGACATGCCCTGCTGACGTTTGCGGATCATGATGCGCCGCTGCTGCAGTCGGCCAGCCGCTTTTTCCTCCTGTCGGCCGCGGGCTTCGCCATCAATGAAGCCGCCTACGCCATCCTGCTGCACGCCAGCCGAGTGCCCTATTACGTGCTGCTCGCGATCATCCTGATAGGCGTGGCGGTCGCGACCTACCTCCTCAGCCGCCACTGGGCGTTTGCCCGCACCCGCCCCTAG
- a CDS encoding ChbG/HpnK family deacetylase, which translates to MSQSTRLPVSRAISVCVDDFGQHEGINQAALELATRGRVSALSCLVDGPAWHAGAQALRTGSVAAEVGLHLNFTEDFGQGGCLPLGILIARCYARLLDRAAIRRAIERQFDRFEAAMGRLPAFVDGHQHVHQLPVIRDVLIEVMDRRCGAARPWLRATLPPAACRRAGLSRATALKTWLIARLGARPLARIAHRHGYRQNGHLVGVYGFEPSEADYLVKLRHWLACAGDGDVLMCHPSLPWEGADPLRAVRAMEYRVLAGEEFSALLKATGIVVGPLSC; encoded by the coding sequence TTGTCACAATCCACACGGTTGCCAGTGTCGCGCGCGATCAGTGTCTGCGTGGACGATTTTGGCCAACACGAGGGTATCAACCAGGCGGCGCTGGAGCTGGCGACGCGTGGGCGGGTGAGCGCGCTCAGCTGTCTCGTCGACGGGCCGGCGTGGCACGCGGGTGCGCAGGCCTTGCGGACCGGAAGCGTGGCCGCCGAGGTGGGGCTGCATCTCAATTTCACCGAGGACTTCGGCCAGGGCGGATGCCTTCCGCTCGGAATCCTGATCGCGCGTTGCTATGCCCGGCTGCTTGATCGCGCCGCCATCCGGAGGGCGATCGAGCGGCAGTTCGACCGCTTCGAGGCCGCCATGGGGCGCCTGCCTGCATTTGTCGATGGCCATCAGCACGTGCACCAGCTGCCGGTCATCCGGGACGTTCTCATCGAGGTGATGGACCGACGCTGCGGCGCGGCACGGCCGTGGCTGCGCGCGACGCTGCCGCCTGCGGCCTGTCGCCGCGCGGGCTTGTCGCGTGCAACAGCGCTGAAGACCTGGCTCATTGCCAGGCTGGGGGCACGGCCCTTGGCGAGGATCGCCCATCGCCACGGCTATCGGCAGAACGGGCACCTCGTGGGGGTATACGGGTTCGAACCGTCGGAAGCCGATTACCTGGTGAAGCTCAGGCATTGGCTCGCCTGTGCGGGCGATGGGGACGTCCTGATGTGCCATCCTTCGCTTCCCTGGGAAGGCGCGGATCCCCTGCGTGCGGTGCGTGCGATGGAATACCGCGTGCTCGCCGGCGAGGAATTTTCCGCCTTGCTGAAGGCGACCGGCATCGTGGTCGGGCCGTTATCGTGTTGA
- a CDS encoding NUDIX hydrolase yields the protein MNFCSECGSAVVLRVPAGDHLPRHVCPDCGTIHYQNPKMVVGCIPEWEDKVLLCRRAIEPKYGLWTLPAGFMENGETTLEGAARETWEEAGARIEVGKLYTLYNLPHINQVYFMFRARLLDLDFQPGIESLEARLFSEAEIPWEEIAFRTVRATLEQYFRDRRTGSFDFHFGDIRTR from the coding sequence ATGAATTTTTGCAGTGAATGTGGCAGCGCCGTCGTGCTGCGCGTGCCGGCCGGCGACCATCTGCCGCGCCACGTGTGCCCCGACTGCGGCACCATCCATTACCAGAACCCCAAGATGGTGGTCGGCTGCATCCCCGAGTGGGAAGACAAGGTGCTGCTGTGCCGTCGCGCGATCGAGCCGAAGTACGGGCTGTGGACGCTGCCGGCCGGTTTCATGGAAAACGGCGAGACGACGCTGGAAGGCGCTGCACGGGAGACCTGGGAGGAAGCCGGGGCACGCATCGAGGTGGGCAAGCTCTATACGCTGTACAACCTGCCGCATATCAACCAGGTCTACTTCATGTTCCGCGCCCGCCTGCTCGATCTCGACTTCCAGCCCGGCATCGAATCGCTCGAGGCCCGCCTCTTTTCCGAAGCGGAAATTCCCTGGGAGGAGATCGCCTTCCGCACCGTGCGCGCGACGCTGGAGCAGTATTTCAGGGACCGCCGCACCGGCTCATTCGATTTTCATTTCGGCGACATCCGCACGCGCTAG
- a CDS encoding MoxR family ATPase: MRPSHIETILNREFESAADGHHTPVMLWGPPGVGKSQIVAKIAQQHGVPLIDIRLSQMEPTDLRGIPFRSGQLVEWSIPAVLPDAERHGPAGILFLDEITSAPPTVSAAAYQLILDRRLGEYKVPEGWVIFAAGNRQGDRGVTYAMPAPLANRFTHYEVEVFLDDWVHWAHSEDIDPRVIAFLRFRPDLLFSFDPAHTPIAFPSPRSWEFAHRALQKFDQTGLLADALIACVGQSAGLELKTFVDNMAQMPDIDAIIEGKDAEVPQGVDLQYGVAAALVRKAVQAADAGNAATIYGNILKYAHRFPQRELGVMLVSDLHRAVGRPLFAVPAFAEWANSIADLVLYEH, encoded by the coding sequence ATGCGTCCCTCCCACATCGAAACCATCCTCAACCGCGAATTCGAAAGCGCCGCTGACGGCCACCACACGCCGGTGATGCTGTGGGGCCCGCCGGGTGTCGGCAAGTCGCAGATCGTCGCCAAGATCGCGCAGCAGCATGGCGTGCCGCTGATCGACATCCGCCTCTCGCAGATGGAGCCGACCGACCTGCGCGGCATCCCGTTCCGCAGCGGCCAGCTGGTCGAGTGGTCGATTCCGGCGGTGCTGCCGGACGCCGAACGCCACGGGCCGGCGGGCATCCTGTTCCTCGACGAGATCACCTCGGCGCCGCCGACGGTTTCGGCCGCGGCCTATCAGCTGATCCTCGACCGCCGCCTCGGCGAGTACAAGGTGCCGGAGGGCTGGGTGATCTTCGCGGCGGGCAACCGCCAGGGCGACCGCGGCGTGACCTACGCGATGCCGGCGCCGCTCGCGAACCGCTTCACCCACTACGAAGTCGAGGTCTTCCTCGACGACTGGGTGCACTGGGCGCACAGCGAGGACATCGATCCGCGCGTCATCGCCTTCCTGCGCTTCCGCCCGGACCTGCTGTTCAGCTTCGATCCGGCACACACGCCGATCGCCTTCCCCAGCCCGCGCTCGTGGGAATTCGCCCACCGCGCCCTGCAGAAGTTCGACCAGACCGGCCTGCTGGCCGACGCGCTGATCGCCTGCGTCGGGCAGTCGGCGGGCCTCGAGCTCAAGACCTTCGTCGACAACATGGCCCAGATGCCCGACATCGACGCCATCATCGAGGGCAAGGACGCCGAGGTGCCGCAGGGTGTCGACCTGCAGTACGGCGTCGCCGCCGCGCTGGTGCGGAAGGCCGTACAGGCCGCCGATGCCGGCAACGCCGCGACGATCTACGGCAACATCCTCAAGTACGCGCACCGCTTCCCGCAGCGCGAACTGGGCGTGATGCTGGTGTCCGACCTGCACCGTGCCGTCGGCCGGCCGCTGTTCGCGGTGCCGGCGTTCGCCGAGTGGGCGAACAGCATTGCGGACCTCGTCCTGTACGAGCATTGA
- a CDS encoding vWA domain-containing protein: MSDADDAALQPILTKLAAARTRLIMERPFLGSLVMHLPLKPAPDWCKTTATDAKAFYFNPGFIEHLNLAQTQFVLAHEAMHCAMGHDHRRQGRIKRRWDVACEHAVNLVLIEDGMKPPLHGILADQNYLTLSAEEIYPLIPEDTPEESFDEHLFDDDNEAGASPDENQRQDNPEAGESGGQGKEGQSEAEERDGSGSQASQKPDPLSQSEREELAEQWKNRLAAAAQAARQAGKLSQSMMRWVDDLLAPSLPWRALLARFFAVNQRDDYSWRRPSRREGDALLPRLSSEGIDVIAAIDTSGSISDDELREFITELDALKGQVRARITLLACDNRVAEKAPWEFEPWDTMQLPSEIEGGGGTDFRPVFDWVEHENRSPNMLVYFTDAEGDFPKLPPNYPVIWLVKGKGSVPWGERVQLN; encoded by the coding sequence ATGTCCGACGCAGACGACGCCGCTCTCCAGCCCATCCTGACGAAGCTTGCCGCCGCGCGCACGCGGCTGATCATGGAGCGGCCTTTCCTGGGGTCGCTGGTGATGCACCTGCCGCTGAAGCCCGCGCCCGACTGGTGCAAGACCACCGCGACCGATGCCAAGGCCTTCTACTTCAACCCGGGCTTCATCGAGCACCTCAACCTCGCGCAGACCCAGTTCGTGCTGGCGCACGAGGCGATGCACTGCGCGATGGGCCACGACCACCGTCGCCAGGGACGCATCAAGCGGCGCTGGGACGTCGCCTGCGAACACGCCGTGAATCTCGTGCTGATCGAGGACGGCATGAAGCCGCCGCTGCACGGCATCCTCGCCGACCAGAACTACCTCACGCTGTCGGCGGAGGAGATCTATCCGCTGATTCCGGAGGACACGCCGGAAGAATCGTTCGACGAGCACCTGTTCGACGATGACAACGAGGCGGGGGCGAGCCCCGACGAAAACCAGCGCCAGGACAATCCGGAGGCCGGCGAATCCGGCGGCCAGGGCAAGGAAGGACAGAGCGAGGCCGAGGAGCGCGACGGCAGCGGCAGCCAGGCTTCGCAGAAACCCGATCCGCTGTCGCAGAGCGAACGCGAGGAGTTGGCCGAACAGTGGAAGAACCGCCTCGCCGCCGCGGCGCAGGCGGCGCGCCAGGCCGGCAAGCTGTCGCAGTCGATGATGCGCTGGGTCGACGACCTGCTCGCGCCGAGCCTGCCCTGGCGCGCGCTGCTGGCGCGCTTCTTCGCGGTCAACCAGCGCGACGATTACTCGTGGCGGCGGCCGTCCCGGCGCGAGGGCGACGCGCTGCTGCCGCGCCTGTCGAGCGAGGGCATCGACGTGATCGCCGCGATCGACACCAGCGGATCGATCTCCGACGACGAGCTGCGCGAATTCATCACCGAGCTCGATGCGCTCAAGGGCCAGGTACGCGCGCGCATCACGCTGCTGGCGTGCGACAACCGTGTCGCCGAGAAGGCGCCGTGGGAATTCGAGCCGTGGGACACGATGCAGCTGCCGTCCGAGATCGAAGGCGGCGGCGGTACGGACTTCCGCCCGGTGTTCGACTGGGTCGAGCACGAGAATCGCAGTCCCAACATGCTGGTCTATTTCACCGACGCCGAAGGTGATTTTCCCAAGCTGCCGCCCAACTACCCCGTGATCTGGCTGGTCAAGGGCAAGGGAAGCGTTCCCTGGGGCGAGCGGGTGCAGCTCAATTGA
- the hslO gene encoding Hsp33 family molecular chaperone HslO, with product MNVPEQQPNRVRSFLFEALDIRGAWVQLGGAWREMTAGRAYPDAAVALLGQLAAVTTLIAANLKQSGRLTFQLRGDGDVSMLVMDCDEQLRLRGMARTRTGMNSALDGPAGDLRALLGDGALTLTLDTADMRHPYQSHVPLQGDALAAVFEHYLAQSEQLPTRLWLAADRETAAGLFLQALPGAAARDADGWNRVQILANTVRDDELLRLGAIKLIERLFPEEDVRVYDPRPVSYHCPYDLAKIYSMLRGVGRAECEAIIAEQGEIRVHDDICNHEYVLDAADVSALFR from the coding sequence TTGAACGTGCCGGAACAGCAGCCGAACCGGGTGCGCAGCTTCCTCTTCGAAGCGCTCGATATCCGCGGCGCCTGGGTGCAGCTCGGCGGCGCCTGGCGCGAAATGACCGCCGGCCGCGCCTACCCCGATGCCGCGGTCGCACTCCTGGGCCAGCTGGCCGCGGTGACGACGCTCATCGCAGCCAATCTCAAGCAATCGGGTCGCTTGACCTTTCAGCTGCGGGGCGACGGCGACGTCTCCATGCTGGTGATGGATTGCGATGAACAATTGCGCCTGCGCGGAATGGCGCGTACCCGGACGGGCATGAACTCCGCCCTGGACGGGCCTGCCGGCGACCTGCGCGCACTGCTGGGCGACGGCGCACTGACGCTGACGCTCGATACCGCAGACATGCGGCATCCTTACCAGAGTCATGTTCCGCTGCAGGGCGACGCGCTGGCGGCGGTGTTCGAGCATTATCTCGCGCAGTCCGAGCAGTTGCCGACCCGGCTGTGGCTGGCGGCCGACCGCGAGACGGCTGCCGGGCTGTTCCTGCAGGCGCTGCCGGGCGCCGCCGCGCGCGACGCCGACGGCTGGAACCGCGTGCAGATCCTGGCCAATACCGTGCGCGACGATGAACTGCTTCGCCTCGGCGCGATCAAGCTGATCGAACGCCTGTTCCCGGAAGAGGACGTGCGCGTCTACGATCCGCGCCCGGTCAGCTACCATTGCCCTTACGACCTGGCCAAGATCTATTCCATGCTGCGCGGCGTGGGGCGCGCCGAGTGCGAGGCCATCATCGCGGAGCAGGGTGAGATTCGCGTCCACGACGATATCTGCAATCACGAATACGTGCTGGATGCGGCCGACGTGTCGGCCTTGTTCAGATGA
- a CDS encoding pyridoxal phosphate-dependent aminotransferase, translated as MSEGPHVAARMDDIAPFHVMDILARAQAMEAAGRDIIHLEIGEPDFVTPAPVVEAGVAALRAGHTHYTGALGLPALREAIARFHATRWQATVDPAQVVVTPGASGALLLALGLLSGPGDEVLMADPGYPCNRHFARFCEARPVSVPVDAATGFQLTLDLIDRHATPATRAVLVASPSNPTGTAIAPGELERIHAWCAARGIALIVDEIYLALTYDGGEHTAARWDDVFVVNSFSKYFLMTGWRLGWLVAPRWAMPALERLAQNLFLAAPTPAQHAALAAFAPSALALFEACKAELRTRRDFLLPALRDRGFAIPVTPHGAFYVYAECSRFTSDSQDFARRLLEQAGVAVTPGIDFGRHGGDRHVRFAYTQPLPRLAEAMNRLDQFLQT; from the coding sequence ATGAGCGAGGGCCCGCACGTCGCCGCGCGCATGGACGACATCGCGCCGTTTCACGTCATGGACATCCTGGCGCGTGCGCAGGCCATGGAAGCGGCCGGACGCGACATCATCCACCTCGAAATCGGCGAGCCCGATTTCGTGACGCCGGCCCCCGTCGTCGAAGCGGGCGTCGCCGCGCTGCGCGCCGGCCATACCCATTACACCGGTGCGCTCGGCCTGCCGGCATTGCGCGAGGCCATCGCCCGCTTCCACGCGACGCGCTGGCAGGCCACGGTCGACCCTGCGCAGGTCGTCGTCACGCCCGGCGCATCGGGCGCGCTGCTGCTGGCGCTGGGCCTGCTCTCCGGCCCCGGCGACGAGGTGCTGATGGCCGATCCCGGCTATCCCTGCAACCGCCATTTCGCCCGCTTCTGCGAGGCAAGGCCCGTGAGCGTTCCGGTCGACGCGGCGACCGGCTTCCAGCTCACGCTCGACCTGATCGATCGCCACGCCACGCCCGCAACCCGCGCCGTGCTGGTCGCCAGCCCGTCGAACCCGACCGGCACCGCGATCGCGCCCGGCGAACTCGAGCGCATTCACGCGTGGTGCGCAGCACGCGGCATCGCGCTGATCGTCGACGAGATCTATCTCGCCCTCACCTACGACGGCGGCGAGCACACCGCCGCACGGTGGGACGATGTCTTCGTCGTCAACAGCTTCTCGAAATATTTCCTGATGACCGGATGGCGGCTCGGCTGGCTGGTGGCGCCTCGCTGGGCGATGCCGGCGCTGGAGAGGCTGGCGCAAAACCTGTTCCTGGCGGCCCCGACGCCCGCGCAGCACGCGGCGCTGGCGGCATTCGCTCCGTCCGCGCTTGCGCTGTTCGAGGCCTGCAAGGCCGAACTCCGGACCCGCCGCGACTTCCTGCTGCCCGCCCTGCGCGACCGCGGCTTCGCGATTCCCGTGACGCCGCACGGCGCGTTCTATGTGTATGCCGAGTGCAGTCGCTTCACCTCGGACAGCCAGGATTTCGCGCGCCGCCTGCTCGAGCAGGCCGGCGTCGCCGTCACGCCTGGCATCGATTTCGGCCGGCACGGGGGCGACCGCCACGTGCGCTTCGCGTACACCCAGCCCCTGCCACGCCTGGCCGAAGCGATGAACCGCCTCGATCAATTCCTGCAGACATAA
- a CDS encoding M90 family metallopeptidase: MSWFSRWRRERILRHHLIPAGAFNQTVDALPILEGLADDELQRLREQASLLLHDKTFSAAGGAVVDARMQLAIAVQASLLTLNLDEASYRGWSEIILYPDEFLRPREEMDEAGVVHHTRDILAGESWHGGPLVLSLADVAASGQRDGFNVVLHEFAHKLDMLNGDANGFPPLHRGMSAKAWAQDFGAAYEAFCARVDAGEDTDLDPYASNAPAEFFAVLTEAFFETPALLHAEYPAVYGQLQQFYRQHPLARAGGRA, encoded by the coding sequence ATGAGCTGGTTCAGCCGCTGGCGGCGCGAACGCATCCTGCGCCATCATCTCATCCCCGCCGGGGCCTTCAACCAGACCGTCGATGCGCTGCCCATCCTTGAGGGTCTCGCGGACGACGAACTGCAGCGCCTGCGTGAACAGGCGAGCCTGCTGCTCCACGACAAGACCTTCTCGGCCGCCGGCGGCGCCGTGGTCGACGCACGCATGCAGCTCGCCATCGCCGTGCAGGCCAGCCTGCTCACGCTGAACCTCGACGAGGCGAGCTACCGCGGCTGGAGCGAGATCATCCTCTACCCCGACGAATTCCTGCGTCCGCGCGAGGAGATGGACGAGGCCGGCGTGGTGCACCACACGCGCGATATTCTTGCCGGCGAATCCTGGCACGGCGGCCCGCTGGTCCTTTCGCTCGCCGACGTCGCGGCGAGCGGGCAGCGCGACGGCTTCAACGTCGTGCTGCACGAGTTCGCCCACAAGCTCGACATGCTCAACGGCGACGCCAACGGCTTCCCGCCCCTGCATCGCGGCATGAGCGCGAAGGCCTGGGCGCAGGATTTCGGCGCGGCGTACGAGGCCTTCTGCGCGCGCGTCGACGCCGGAGAAGACACCGATCTCGATCCCTACGCCAGCAACGCACCGGCTGAATTCTTTGCGGTCCTGACCGAGGCGTTCTTCGAGACGCCGGCGCTCTTGCATGCCGAGTATCCGGCGGTATATGGGCAATTGCAGCAGTTCTACCGCCAACATCCGCTGGCGCGCGCAGGCGGCCGCGCATGA
- a CDS encoding DNA recombination protein RmuC — MQPVEIGLLIGLAALLVVSLILLVRLQALRRDQLALPAQLVQDMEARHRAVLTDLHAGLTQQSDRVQAQLAALQVAQTERLSDTRASVTEHLGQFQTAMLEKLIEQGRAEQSLLQDTLKGMSAQFGDRVQQLSQTVDGRLNEISGKVAERLDEGFKKTNETFTSVMTRLAVIDEAQKKIEGLASNVVSLQEILGDKRSRGAFGEVQLEALVRNSLPPDAYAFQHTLKSGARADCVLILPEPTGTVCVDAKFPLENYSRMFDDALPPAERDAARRQFKMDVKKHVDDIAAKYIVAGETSDGAVLFLPAEAVFAEIHAYHPDLVEHAQKQRVWLTSPTTLMAVLNTARAVIRDSETRRMAHVIKDELAKLAKDFARFDERMKKLATHIEQANKDVSEVRISSDKISKRFAQIERVELEHPDAASARLLDADE; from the coding sequence ATGCAACCCGTCGAAATCGGCCTCCTGATCGGCCTTGCCGCCCTACTCGTCGTCAGCTTGATCCTGCTCGTGCGCCTGCAGGCGCTGCGCCGCGATCAGCTGGCCCTGCCCGCCCAGCTCGTGCAGGACATGGAGGCGCGTCACCGTGCCGTGCTGACCGACCTCCACGCCGGCCTCACCCAGCAGTCCGACCGCGTGCAGGCCCAGCTCGCCGCCCTGCAGGTCGCGCAGACCGAGCGCCTGTCCGACACGCGCGCGAGCGTCACCGAGCATCTCGGCCAGTTCCAGACGGCGATGCTGGAAAAGCTGATCGAGCAGGGCCGCGCCGAGCAGAGCCTGCTGCAGGACACGCTGAAAGGCATGAGCGCGCAGTTCGGCGATCGCGTGCAGCAGCTGTCGCAGACCGTCGACGGCCGCCTCAACGAGATATCCGGCAAGGTCGCCGAACGGCTCGACGAGGGCTTCAAGAAGACCAACGAGACCTTCACCTCGGTGATGACGCGGCTCGCCGTGATCGACGAGGCGCAGAAGAAGATCGAGGGGCTGGCGTCCAACGTCGTCAGCCTGCAGGAGATCCTCGGCGACAAGCGCTCACGCGGCGCCTTCGGCGAGGTGCAGCTCGAAGCCCTGGTGCGGAACAGCCTGCCCCCCGACGCCTACGCCTTCCAGCACACCTTGAAGAGCGGCGCACGCGCCGACTGCGTGCTGATCCTGCCCGAGCCGACGGGCACCGTCTGCGTCGACGCCAAGTTCCCGCTGGAAAACTACAGCCGCATGTTCGACGACGCCCTGCCGCCCGCCGAGCGAGACGCGGCGCGGCGGCAGTTCAAGATGGATGTGAAGAAGCACGTCGACGACATCGCCGCCAAGTACATCGTCGCCGGCGAAACCTCGGACGGCGCGGTGCTTTTCCTGCCCGCCGAGGCCGTGTTCGCCGAGATCCACGCCTATCATCCCGACCTCGTCGAACACGCGCAGAAGCAGCGCGTCTGGCTCACTTCGCCGACGACGCTGATGGCGGTGCTCAACACCGCGCGCGCAGTCATCCGCGATTCGGAGACGCGGCGCATGGCGCACGTCATCAAGGACGAGCTCGCCAAGCTGGCGAAGGATTTCGCGCGCTTCGACGAACGCATGAAGAAGCTCGCCACCCACATCGAGCAGGCGAACAAGGACGTCAGCGAGGTGCGAATCTCGAGCGACAAGATCAGCAAGCGCTTCGCGCAGATCGAGCGCGTCGAGCTCGAGCATCCGGACGCGGCGAGCGCGCGCCTGCTCGACGCCGACGAATGA